The following is a genomic window from Pirellulales bacterium.
GCCGCGGCCCACCCGCGTGAAACAGTCCCCACAGATCGCGACGCGCCAGCACCGTCTCGAACAACTCGTTCAGACAATCGGTATAGGTCGGCGTGCGGACCTCGTCGAAGTAGAGCGTCGCCGGCCGCGATTTCTTGAAGCGCGACTGAATCCAGTCGATCGCGCCGGCATGCCCGTTGAAGCTGACGCCCATCGGCAGCGAGATGCGCAGCGTCGCCGCCTGCGGTGCGGCATCCGTCACGATGCGCTCTCCCTCGACCATCGTCTTGCCGTAGACGGTCACCGGGTCGGTGAAGTCCGCTTCGACGTGTCCCCCGCCGCGCGTGCCGGAATAGACCAGGTCGATCGACAGATGGACCAGCCGCACGTCGTGCGCCGCGGCGACTTCAACCAGGTTGCGGACCCCTTCGACATTGATCCGCCAGGCCAGCTCGGGATCCAACTCGCACGCCTTCAAAGCGCAGTTGCCCGCGCAGTCGAGCACGGCGGCAAAGCGATGCTCGTCGAAGAGCCGCGAGAGCGTCTCGCGATCCTCGGCATCGCAAGGCACGATCCCTTCGCCCGTCAGCTTCCAATTGTCGCGCTGGCGAATGCCCAAGACTCGCCCCGGATAACGGGCATGGAAATAATGCCAGGCGTTATAGCCCGCCACCCCCGCGATGCCGGTAATCAGCAACGGCAACGGCGGCGGACTACCAGGCAGGGGCGGGTGCATGCGGAGCATTCAGTTAGCAGCGGCCAGCGGAATTCGAGCAGGCGATTCTACCGCGATCGCAGCCCAGCGGGCTACCGCTTAAACGACCACACTCGTCGCACGCCACCCTTGGTCAGGTGCTCCGTACCTGACAGAATTCGACCTAGCAACCAGAACAGATTGTCCAGGTCTACAAGAGAAAGTGCGGGAAACAGGA
Proteins encoded in this region:
- a CDS encoding sugar nucleotide-binding protein, whose amino-acid sequence is MLRMHPPLPGSPPPLPLLITGIAGVAGYNAWHYFHARYPGRVLGIRQRDNWKLTGEGIVPCDAEDRETLSRLFDEHRFAAVLDCAGNCALKACELDPELAWRINVEGVRNLVEVAAAHDVRLVHLSIDLVYSGTRGGGHVEADFTDPVTVYGKTMVEGERIVTDAAPQAATLRISLPMGVSFNGHAGAIDWIQSRFKKSRPATLYFDEVRTPTYTDCLNELFETVLARRDLWGLFHAGGPRRLSLYEIAQVINRVGGYDPDLLHGCPRLEAGPIPPRAGDVTMDSSRLGEALGYEPFDPWPFDDRFTPTHRQWHYERPAGEGGSPALLAEILYRNPKRRNRAAS